One window from the genome of Actinoplanes teichomyceticus ATCC 31121 encodes:
- a CDS encoding TetR/AcrR family transcriptional regulator, with translation MTGATSLRERKKRATREALQAAALRLALERGPRNVRVEDIAEAAGVSPRTYNNYFSSREQAIVAAIAADRAAQVASAVVARPAGVGLGDAVIDAVVAAYTDAGAQPRDTLLMIATSPALRACYVDTVTAMEEPLAEAITARCPGVEPLTVRALSAGVVAAARVALAQWLQSPGTTPSMPGFVVPSGSLPHLVRAALTALAPALDALTTPDARPGEER, from the coding sequence ATGACCGGCGCGACGAGTCTGCGGGAGCGGAAGAAGCGGGCCACCCGCGAGGCCCTGCAGGCCGCGGCGCTGCGCCTCGCGCTGGAGCGCGGTCCGCGCAACGTGCGCGTCGAGGACATCGCCGAGGCCGCCGGGGTCTCACCCCGCACCTACAACAACTATTTCTCCAGCCGCGAGCAGGCGATCGTCGCCGCGATCGCCGCGGATCGCGCGGCGCAGGTCGCGTCGGCCGTGGTGGCCCGCCCGGCCGGCGTCGGCCTCGGCGACGCCGTCATCGACGCCGTCGTGGCGGCGTACACCGATGCGGGCGCGCAGCCGCGCGACACGCTGCTGATGATCGCCACGAGCCCCGCCCTGCGCGCCTGCTACGTCGACACCGTCACCGCGATGGAGGAGCCGCTCGCCGAAGCGATCACCGCACGGTGCCCGGGCGTCGAGCCGCTGACCGTCCGGGCGCTGTCGGCCGGCGTCGTCGCGGCGGCCAGGGTGGCGCTCGCCCAGTGGCTGCAGTCGCCGGGCACAACACCGTCGATGCCCGGTTTCGTCGTGCCGTCCGGGTCGCTGCCGCATCTCGTGCGGGCGGCGCTGACCGCGCTCGCACCCGCGCTGGATGCGCTCACCACACCGGACGCGCGGCCCGGCGAGGAGCGGTAG
- a CDS encoding ABC transporter ATP-binding protein, producing the protein MRATRPVLDVRDLTKVYGEGETAVRALDGVSLRADRGDYVAVMGPSGSGKSTLLNILGCLDAPTSGTYLLDGVDVGRLGDSQLALVRNRLIGFVFQAFNLIPRTSAVANVELPLTYCGMRAAERRRRAMFALDVVGLANRADHEPNRLSGGQQQRVAIARALVTEPALLLADEPTGNLDSHATEEVLSVFDDLHAVGRTIVLITHEADVGARADRLIRLLDGRIVADVRQHRLGRHAA; encoded by the coding sequence ATGCGGGCGACCCGGCCGGTCCTCGACGTCCGTGACCTGACCAAGGTGTACGGCGAGGGCGAGACCGCGGTACGCGCCCTCGACGGCGTGTCGCTGCGGGCCGACCGCGGCGACTACGTGGCCGTCATGGGGCCGTCCGGGTCGGGCAAGTCCACCCTGCTGAACATCCTCGGCTGCCTGGACGCGCCGACCAGCGGCACGTACCTGCTCGACGGCGTGGACGTCGGCCGGCTCGGCGACAGCCAGCTCGCGCTGGTGCGCAACCGGCTGATCGGGTTCGTGTTCCAGGCGTTCAACCTGATCCCGCGTACGTCGGCGGTGGCCAACGTCGAGCTGCCGCTGACGTACTGCGGGATGCGCGCCGCCGAGCGGCGCCGGCGCGCCATGTTCGCCCTGGACGTGGTCGGTCTCGCCAACCGCGCCGACCACGAGCCGAACCGGCTCTCCGGCGGCCAGCAGCAGCGCGTCGCGATCGCCCGGGCGCTGGTCACCGAACCGGCCCTGCTGCTCGCCGACGAGCCGACCGGGAACCTGGACAGCCACGCGACCGAGGAGGTGCTCAGTGTGTTCGACGACCTGCACGCGGTCGGCCGCACCATCGTCCTGATCACCCACGAGGCGGACGTCGGCGCCCGCGCGGACCGGCTGATCAGGCTGCTGGACGGGCGGATCGTCGCCGACGTCCGGCAGCACCGCCTCGGGCGGCACGCCGCATGA
- a CDS encoding efflux RND transporter periplasmic adaptor subunit: MKALRRPSTVVNALLALLIVGAAIWGVNLVRDTSSGNGANATGVRTVTVSQGTVTRSVTADGAVESAATAAATFATPGTVTAIDVKVGDRVAKGRLLARIDAAPAQRDLALARADLDAAEDALARAQAAGTDPTIAQNEVTSARLAVADAQAAVAGTRLTAPMAGTVTAINGSLGGSSSPAGSAPSPATPSGGAGGSAATTASGGFIDLADLSRLQIGAAFAEDDATALKPGQSATIIFNALDGAETTGRVVAVDPTATTTGGVVTYGVTVSLPAPPDGARPGQTVSVSVVTGSVDNAVKVNPAAVVVSGRRSTVTVLTAAGQPETRPVQVGLEGDDAYQITAGLTAGERVVIPVGAGPGPGSRGGAGSGAGGNLRDGGAPPGGQGGR, translated from the coding sequence GTGAAAGCCCTTCGCAGGCCCAGCACGGTAGTGAACGCCCTGCTGGCGCTACTGATCGTCGGCGCCGCGATCTGGGGCGTCAACCTGGTCCGGGACACCTCGTCGGGGAACGGGGCGAACGCTACCGGCGTACGCACCGTCACCGTCTCGCAGGGCACGGTCACCCGCAGCGTCACCGCCGACGGCGCGGTGGAGAGCGCCGCCACCGCGGCCGCCACCTTCGCCACCCCCGGCACGGTCACCGCCATCGACGTCAAGGTCGGCGACCGGGTCGCCAAGGGTCGGCTGCTGGCCCGGATCGACGCCGCCCCCGCCCAGCGCGACCTGGCGCTGGCCCGGGCCGACCTGGACGCGGCCGAGGACGCCCTGGCCCGGGCGCAGGCCGCGGGCACCGACCCCACCATCGCGCAGAACGAGGTCACCTCGGCCCGGCTGGCCGTGGCCGACGCGCAGGCCGCGGTCGCCGGCACCCGGCTGACCGCCCCGATGGCCGGCACGGTCACCGCGATCAACGGCTCGCTCGGCGGCTCGTCGAGCCCGGCCGGCTCCGCACCGTCCCCGGCGACGCCCTCCGGCGGCGCCGGCGGATCGGCGGCCACCACCGCGTCCGGCGGCTTCATCGACCTGGCCGACCTGAGCAGGCTGCAGATCGGCGCGGCGTTCGCGGAGGACGACGCCACCGCGCTCAAGCCCGGGCAGTCCGCCACCATCATCTTCAACGCCCTCGACGGCGCGGAGACCACCGGCCGGGTGGTGGCCGTCGACCCGACCGCGACCACCACCGGCGGCGTGGTCACCTACGGCGTGACGGTCAGCCTGCCGGCCCCGCCGGACGGCGCCAGGCCCGGCCAGACGGTCAGCGTCTCGGTGGTCACCGGCAGCGTGGACAACGCCGTCAAGGTCAACCCGGCGGCGGTCGTGGTCAGCGGCCGGCGGTCCACCGTCACCGTGCTGACCGCGGCCGGGCAGCCGGAGACCCGGCCGGTGCAGGTCGGGCTGGAGGGCGACGACGCGTACCAGATCACCGCCGGGCTCACCGCGGGTGAGCGGGTGGTGATCCCGGTCGGCGCCGGACCCGGACCCGGCTCGCGCGGCGGCGCCGGGTCCGGCGCCGGCGGCAACCTCCGTGACGGCGGCGCGCCGCCCGGCGGTCAGGGCGGTCGTTGA
- a CDS encoding ABC transporter permease — protein sequence MRLAEIVRSALRGLAADKLRSALTMLGILIGVAAVILLVAVGNGSARSVAERISALGTDTLTVLSTSRGGGLTLQDAEALHDPVLAPDVRSVSPVVSTPATLTYEGSDHDVGSFVGTTPDWFGASNFPVRTGALFTADDQAQARRVVVLGQTVAEELFGGVDPVGEQVTVSGALFTVIGVLDERSSSGVADANDTAVAPISAVRQVLAGYGPLSSILVEARDSDRVDTVESEIATILDHRVPATDDGTAAYRIQNAAQLLATQTGTADTFTALLGTVAAISLLVGGLGITNIMLVTVTERTREIGIRKALGAPRRVVLSQFLIEATLLSVVGGGLGVAAALIGSRFEIAGVQPVVVPSSVALALGVSVLIGLFFGGLPAARAARLRPIDALRYE from the coding sequence ATGAGACTCGCCGAGATCGTCCGTTCCGCGCTGCGTGGACTGGCCGCCGACAAGCTCCGCTCGGCGCTCACCATGCTGGGCATCCTGATCGGCGTGGCCGCGGTGATCCTGCTGGTCGCGGTCGGCAACGGCTCGGCGCGTTCGGTCGCCGAGCGGATCTCCGCGCTGGGCACCGACACGCTGACCGTGCTGAGCACCAGCCGGGGTGGCGGCCTCACCTTGCAGGACGCCGAGGCGCTGCACGACCCGGTGCTCGCCCCCGACGTCAGATCGGTGTCGCCGGTGGTCAGCACGCCCGCCACGCTCACCTACGAGGGCAGCGACCACGACGTCGGCTCGTTCGTCGGCACCACCCCGGACTGGTTCGGCGCCTCGAACTTCCCGGTCCGTACCGGCGCGCTGTTCACCGCCGACGACCAGGCGCAGGCGCGCCGGGTGGTGGTGCTCGGTCAGACCGTCGCCGAGGAGCTGTTCGGCGGCGTCGACCCGGTCGGCGAGCAGGTCACCGTGAGCGGCGCGCTGTTCACCGTGATCGGGGTGCTGGACGAGAGGAGCTCCAGCGGTGTCGCCGACGCCAACGACACCGCGGTCGCGCCGATCTCCGCGGTCCGCCAGGTCCTCGCCGGGTACGGCCCGCTCAGCTCGATCCTGGTCGAGGCCCGTGACTCCGATCGGGTGGACACCGTGGAGAGCGAGATCGCCACCATCCTGGACCACCGGGTACCGGCGACCGACGACGGGACCGCCGCGTACCGGATCCAGAACGCCGCCCAGCTGCTGGCGACGCAGACCGGGACCGCCGACACGTTCACCGCCCTGCTCGGGACGGTGGCCGCGATCAGCCTGCTGGTCGGCGGCCTCGGCATCACCAACATCATGCTGGTCACGGTGACCGAGCGGACCCGGGAGATCGGCATCCGCAAGGCCCTCGGCGCGCCCCGCCGGGTGGTGCTGAGCCAGTTCCTGATCGAGGCGACGCTGCTGAGCGTCGTCGGCGGCGGGCTCGGGGTGGCCGCCGCGCTGATCGGCAGCCGGTTCGAGATCGCCGGTGTGCAGCCGGTGGTGGTACCCAGCTCGGTCGCGCTCGCCCTGGGCGTCTCCGTGCTCATCGGACTCTTCTTCGGCGGACTGCCGGCGGCCCGCGCGGCCCGGCTGCGGCCGATCGACGCCCTGCGCTACGAGTGA
- a CDS encoding DUF3040 domain-containing protein, with amino-acid sequence MLNDHERRTLAELEHHLQGDADFVARMAAPAGGGSEPVFPAVPVLCALLFILVPLVMLLFGWPGVLVVVDLFAAAMAIVMLRRRAR; translated from the coding sequence ATGCTGAACGACCACGAACGCCGGACCCTGGCCGAGCTGGAACACCACCTGCAGGGCGACGCCGACTTCGTCGCGCGGATGGCCGCCCCGGCCGGCGGCGGGTCGGAGCCGGTCTTCCCGGCCGTGCCGGTCCTGTGCGCGCTGCTGTTCATCCTCGTTCCACTGGTCATGCTCCTGTTCGGCTGGCCGGGCGTGCTGGTCGTGGTCGATCTGTTCGCCGCCGCGATGGCCATCGTCATGCTCCGCCGCCGGGCTCGTTGA
- a CDS encoding (Fe-S)-binding protein, giving the protein MRIALFATCLADTLFPEAAKATVRLLERLGHEVVFPLEQTCCGQMHVNTGYQREALPLVRRYVSVFGGFDVIVAPSGSCVGSIRHQHETVAARAGERGLAERARDVGSRTYELSELLVDVLGVEDVGAYYPHRVTYHPTCHSLRTTRVGDKPLRLLRRVRGLQLVDLPAAEQCCGFGGTFALKNAETSTAMLADKISGILSTGARVCTAGDVSCLMHIGGGLSRRGADVRTVHLAEILAATEAP; this is encoded by the coding sequence GTGCGGATCGCGCTGTTCGCGACCTGCCTCGCCGACACCCTGTTCCCGGAGGCGGCCAAGGCCACCGTGCGGCTGCTGGAGCGGCTCGGGCACGAGGTGGTGTTCCCCCTCGAGCAGACCTGCTGCGGGCAGATGCACGTCAACACCGGCTACCAGCGCGAGGCGTTGCCGCTGGTGCGGCGCTACGTGTCGGTCTTCGGCGGATTCGACGTGATCGTGGCGCCGTCCGGATCGTGCGTCGGATCGATCCGGCACCAGCACGAGACGGTGGCCGCCCGGGCCGGCGAGCGCGGGCTCGCCGAGCGGGCGCGCGACGTCGGCTCGCGCACCTACGAACTGTCCGAGCTGCTGGTCGACGTGCTCGGGGTGGAGGACGTGGGCGCGTACTACCCGCACCGGGTCACCTACCACCCGACCTGCCACAGCCTGCGGACGACCCGGGTCGGCGACAAGCCGCTGCGGCTGCTGCGGCGGGTCCGCGGCCTGCAGCTTGTCGACCTGCCGGCGGCCGAGCAGTGCTGCGGCTTCGGCGGGACGTTCGCGCTCAAGAACGCCGAGACGTCCACGGCGATGCTCGCCGACAAGATCAGCGGCATCCTGTCCACCGGGGCGCGGGTGTGCACCGCCGGGGACGTGTCCTGCCTGATGCACATCGGCGGCGGGCTGTCCCGGCGCGGCGCCGACGTGCGCACCGTGCACCTGGCCGAGATCCTGGCCGCGACGGAGGCGCCATGA
- a CDS encoding lactate utilization protein B, protein MTTFLGMPATAPRGVGQLRGDRTFPQAAHAALGDAQLRRNLRHATATIRSRSGRVIAELPDWQQLRAAGSALKADVMARLPQLLQQLEARVSEAGGVVHWAADAHEANAIVTDLVRRTGSDRVIKVKSMATQEIGLNEALEAAGITPVETDLAELIVQLGDDRPSHILVPAIHRNRSEIRDIFRRSMPGVDPDLTDDPPVLAAAARKYLRETFLSTTVAVSGANFAVAETGTLAVVESEGNGRMCLTLPDTLITVMGLEKVVPTWADLEVFLQLLPRSSTGERMNPYTSMWTGVTPGDGPQNFHLVLLDNGRSAVLADPVGRQALHCIRCSACLNVCPVYERTGGHAYGSVYPGPIGAVLSPQLTGVADNASLPYASSLCGACFDACPVKIDIPSLLVHLRNRAPHPRAERAMMRAAAYLMDRPRAYARAQRAAKLARIAGRRGRGLPPPLSGWTAGRDLPPLPEQTFRDWWARRARAAEEA, encoded by the coding sequence ATGACCACCTTCCTCGGCATGCCGGCGACCGCGCCGCGTGGCGTCGGGCAGCTACGCGGCGACCGGACGTTCCCGCAGGCGGCGCACGCGGCGCTGGGCGACGCCCAGCTGCGGCGCAACCTGCGGCACGCCACCGCGACGATCCGCAGCAGGTCGGGCCGGGTGATCGCCGAGCTGCCGGACTGGCAGCAGCTGCGCGCGGCCGGTTCGGCGCTCAAGGCCGACGTCATGGCCCGCCTGCCGCAGCTGCTGCAGCAGCTGGAGGCCCGGGTGAGCGAGGCCGGCGGCGTCGTGCACTGGGCCGCCGACGCCCACGAGGCCAACGCGATCGTCACCGATCTGGTCCGGCGCACCGGCAGCGACCGGGTCATCAAGGTGAAGTCGATGGCGACCCAGGAGATCGGCCTCAACGAGGCCCTGGAAGCGGCCGGGATCACCCCGGTGGAGACCGACCTCGCCGAGCTGATCGTGCAGCTGGGCGACGACCGGCCCAGCCACATCCTGGTCCCGGCCATCCACCGCAACCGCTCGGAGATCCGCGACATCTTCCGGCGTTCGATGCCCGGCGTCGACCCGGACCTCACCGACGACCCGCCGGTGCTGGCCGCCGCCGCCCGCAAGTACCTGCGCGAGACGTTCCTGTCCACCACGGTCGCGGTCAGCGGGGCCAACTTCGCCGTCGCCGAGACCGGCACGCTCGCCGTGGTCGAGTCGGAGGGCAACGGCCGGATGTGCCTGACCCTGCCGGACACCCTGATCACCGTGATGGGCCTGGAGAAGGTGGTGCCCACCTGGGCGGACCTGGAGGTGTTCCTGCAACTGCTGCCGCGCTCGTCGACCGGGGAGCGGATGAACCCGTACACCAGCATGTGGACCGGGGTGACCCCCGGCGACGGGCCGCAGAACTTCCACCTCGTGCTGCTCGACAACGGGCGCAGCGCGGTCCTGGCCGACCCGGTCGGGCGGCAGGCGTTGCACTGCATCCGCTGCTCGGCCTGCCTCAACGTGTGCCCGGTCTACGAACGCACCGGCGGGCACGCGTACGGGTCGGTGTACCCGGGACCGATCGGCGCGGTGCTGTCGCCGCAGCTGACCGGGGTGGCCGACAACGCGTCGCTGCCGTACGCCTCGTCGCTGTGCGGGGCCTGCTTCGACGCCTGCCCGGTGAAGATCGACATCCCGTCGCTGCTGGTGCACCTGCGCAACCGGGCGCCGCACCCGCGCGCCGAGCGGGCCATGATGCGGGCCGCGGCGTACCTGATGGACCGTCCGCGGGCGTACGCGCGGGCGCAGCGGGCGGCGAAGCTGGCCCGCATCGCCGGGCGCCGGGGCCGCGGGCTGCCGCCGCCGCTGTCCGGGTGGACCGCGGGACGCGACCTGCCGCCACTGCCGGAGCAGACCTTCCGGGACTGGTGGGCGCGCCGCGCGCGGGCGGCCGAGGAGGCGTGA
- a CDS encoding MMPL family transporter, whose protein sequence is MRPCGHTTREVRRGLADTGKILSSAALIMVAVFASFLINANPIVKMCGPGRPVAVDATVVRCLLAPAVMILIGQRQWRLPGPLHALLPKISIEADPAPPTTGRTASRDASRGRWPPRPAASHRRTSA, encoded by the coding sequence ATCCGGCCGTGCGGGCACACGACCCGCGAGGTACGCCGGGGCCTGGCCGACACCGGAAAGATCCTCAGCAGCGCGGCGCTGATCATGGTCGCGGTCTTCGCGAGCTTCCTGATCAACGCGAACCCGATCGTCAAGATGTGCGGCCCGGGCCGGCCGGTGGCGGTCGACGCCACGGTCGTACGCTGCCTGCTCGCCCCGGCCGTGATGATCCTGATCGGGCAACGGCAGTGGCGGCTGCCGGGCCCGCTCCACGCCCTGCTGCCGAAGATCTCAATCGAAGCCGACCCGGCCCCACCTACGACCGGCCGCACGGCGTCGCGTGACGCCTCTCGCGGGCGCTGGCCGCCACGCCCCGCAGCCAGCCACCGGCGCACGTCAGCATGA
- a CDS encoding LutC/YkgG family protein — protein sequence MSSRELILGRVRAALRDRPRPGPVPREYRRTFPAADLDLLVDRLVDYRAEVHRVGEADIAATVARIVTGAVLVPEGLPAAWRPAGAVVDDRLAPDRIAAAAAVLTAAAVAVAETGTIVLDASPDQGRRIISLLPDVHVVVLRPAQVVASVSQALARLDPARPLTWISGPSATSDIELNRVEGVHGPRHLHVLLLDR from the coding sequence ATGAGCTCACGGGAGCTGATCCTGGGCCGGGTGCGGGCGGCGCTGCGGGACCGGCCGCGGCCCGGGCCGGTCCCCCGGGAGTACCGGCGCACCTTCCCGGCCGCCGACCTGGACCTGCTGGTGGACCGGCTGGTCGACTACCGCGCCGAGGTGCACCGGGTCGGCGAGGCGGACATCGCGGCGACGGTGGCGCGGATCGTGACCGGGGCGGTGCTCGTACCGGAAGGGTTGCCGGCGGCCTGGCGCCCGGCCGGCGCCGTCGTCGACGACCGCCTGGCGCCGGACCGGATCGCCGCGGCCGCCGCGGTGCTGACCGCCGCGGCGGTGGCCGTGGCCGAGACCGGCACCATCGTCCTGGACGCCTCGCCCGACCAGGGCCGGCGGATCATCAGCCTGCTGCCGGACGTGCACGTCGTGGTGCTGCGCCCGGCACAGGTCGTCGCGTCGGTGTCGCAGGCGCTCGCCCGGCTCGACCCGGCACGGCCGCTGACCTGGATCAGCGGGCCGTCGGCGACCAGCGACATCGAGCTGAACCGGGTGGAGGGCGTGCACGGGCCCCGCCACCTGCACGTCCTGCTGCTGGATCGGTAG
- a CDS encoding efflux RND transporter periplasmic adaptor subunit, producing MSKLSGQSRSKARIRWTGAAIVLTGVAAGVLLAVVQGRQDTDRDAAVVAVAVEKGEVTLDVATTGTVRPATTRALGFAVTGTVRDVAVRAGTRVRAGQTLATVDDREAAGDVNDAEASLGDARARLDAAEDAAARVTASATACATTGPRAPGAQVAAVGCPTRGYPDTGGDAILTAEQAVNRAARAVAQARAALDGTVLKAPIAGTVVAVAGSVGDRVTGGQTFVTLADTYAMQVRAEFPEADAGALRAGQSATVTLGGHDDALNATVVQVDPVGAADGALVRYGALLSFATPPGDLLVGQSAQVRVRVGQATGVLRVPSTAVHDISGGSGTVLVHGGTTSARRTVTVGLRGDRYTQVTGGLTAGEQVVRSW from the coding sequence ATGAGCAAGTTGTCGGGCCAAAGCAGGTCGAAAGCACGCATTCGGTGGACAGGCGCCGCCATCGTCCTGACCGGGGTGGCCGCCGGCGTGCTGCTCGCCGTCGTGCAGGGGCGGCAGGACACCGACCGGGACGCCGCGGTGGTCGCGGTCGCCGTGGAGAAAGGCGAGGTCACCCTGGACGTGGCCACCACCGGCACGGTGCGGCCGGCCACCACCCGGGCGCTCGGGTTCGCGGTGACCGGCACGGTCCGGGACGTCGCCGTGCGGGCCGGCACCCGGGTCCGCGCCGGGCAGACCCTGGCCACCGTCGACGACCGCGAGGCGGCCGGCGACGTCAACGACGCCGAGGCGAGCCTGGGCGACGCGCGGGCCCGCCTGGACGCGGCCGAGGACGCCGCCGCCCGGGTCACCGCCTCCGCGACCGCCTGCGCCACCACCGGCCCCCGCGCGCCCGGCGCCCAGGTGGCCGCGGTCGGCTGCCCCACCCGGGGCTACCCGGACACCGGCGGCGACGCAATCCTCACCGCTGAGCAGGCCGTCAACCGTGCCGCGCGGGCGGTCGCGCAGGCCCGGGCGGCCCTGGACGGCACCGTGCTCAAGGCGCCGATCGCCGGCACCGTGGTCGCCGTCGCCGGCAGCGTCGGCGACCGGGTGACCGGTGGGCAGACCTTCGTCACCCTGGCCGACACGTACGCCATGCAGGTGCGGGCGGAGTTCCCGGAGGCCGACGCCGGCGCGCTGCGAGCCGGCCAGAGCGCCACGGTCACCCTGGGCGGCCACGACGACGCGCTCAACGCCACCGTGGTGCAGGTCGACCCGGTCGGCGCCGCCGACGGCGCCCTGGTCCGCTACGGCGCGCTGCTGTCGTTCGCCACGCCGCCGGGCGACCTGCTGGTCGGGCAGAGCGCGCAGGTGCGGGTCCGCGTCGGCCAGGCCACCGGCGTGCTGCGCGTGCCGTCGACCGCGGTGCACGACATCTCCGGCGGCAGCGGCACCGTGCTGGTGCACGGCGGCACGACCTCGGCGCGACGGACGGTGACCGTCGGCCTGCGCGGCGACCGATACACCCAGGTGACCGGCGGGCTCACCGCCGGGGAGCAGGTCGTACGTTCCTGGTGA